DNA from Aggregatimonas sangjinii:
TGAACTCGAAATTTTTCAAGATCATATCTTGGTACGATAATGAGGCGGGCTATTCCAATAAATTGGTAGATTTAGCACAATTGGTGAACGAACTATAGATTTTTAGACCACCTTATAAAGGAATTTCCCGAAAATAGATTAATTTTTAGTTTATTTTCGGGTTTCTTATTTAAATACGATAGGATATGATATTGATTGTAGACAGTGGTGCAACAAAGTCGGATTGGATCGCCTTGGATGATAAAGGGGAGCAATTGTTCTTAACGCAAACATTAGGTCTTAGCCCGGAAGTGCTTACGAAAGAGGTGATAGAAGATAGGCTGGCCAATAATTTTGAGCTTTCGAAAAACAAGGAAAAGGTTTCACGCCTATATTTTTACGGTGCCGGTTGCGGTACCGATCGCATGAAAAAGCTGCTTAAGGACATCTTTAAAGTCTTTTTCCCGAATGCCAAGGCAGAGGTAAAAGAAGATACGTATGCCGCTATTTTTTCGACGGTTAAAATCGGTCACCAAGGTATTGTATGTATTTTGGGAACGGGTTCTAATTGCAGCTATTACGATGGGCATCAATTGTTTCAAAAGGTAACTTCCCTAGGGTATATTCCTATGGATGATGGCAGTGGGAATTTCTTTGGACGAAAATTGATTCGGGACTACTACTTTCATAAAATGCCCCAAGATTTGGGCATGAAATTTTCAAAGGAATACGATTTGGATGCGGACGTAATCAAGGAGAACTTGTACAAACAACCGAATCCGAATACCTATTTGGCCACTTTTGCCCGTTTTTTGGTCGAGAATAAAAATCATCCGTATTGTAAGGGGGTGATTGATAAAGGCTTTCAGCAGTTCGTTAACAATTATATTATGCAATTTGAACTGGCGACAAAAGTACCGATCAATTTTGTGGGAAGTATCGCCCACTATTTAAAGGATGAACTTATCGCCGTATTAGAACGTAACGACCTCATTGTTGGCGTCATTCGACAGCGTCCTATCGAGGGACTGATGGAGTTTCACAAAGCGCATTTGTAATTGAAAATTGCCAAGGAGTTCATCTTTGTAAGCCTGCACGGATAAAGATCAGAAGATAGGCTGCTACGAAATCAAGGCAATCATTGATATTTCCACATTTACGAACAACGGAAGGTTCGCAACTTCGACGGTTTCCCGTGCCGGCGCCGTTGCTTCATCAAAATACGAGCCGTATATTTCGTTGATTTGTGCAAATTGATGCATATCCTTCACGAAAATCGTCGATTTTACGACAGCTTCGAAATCTGTATTTGCGGCCTGTAGAATGGCCTTCAGATTTTCCATCGATTGTTTGGTCTCTGCCTTGATATCGCCAGATACCAGCTTACCAGTTGCGGGGTTCATGGGAATTTGCCCGGAAATGTAAAGCGTGTTCCCCGAAAGAACCGCTTGGTTATAAGGACCGATAGGAGCGGGGGCATTTGGCGTGCTGATTATTTTTTTCATAAATGATCGATTTTATTTTCATTCCCGCGAAGGCGGGATTCCGTTACTTAGTATTTTCTTCCATTCCAACGTTTCTGCCGCCCGGGTTTCGCGGGTTCGCCCTAAAAGTGCAGGCATCGATTGTTGGTATTTTATTTCTTGAAATGCAACACCTGCATAAGAAGCCCTCCCTATTGCCTAAATGGCTGACTTCTGTTTTCCCATTTCAAATCTTTCAATACCGAACTCTTTATCCCTATAAAGAAATACCAGCGCTGGAACTGCCCGAAAGGTGTCCAATCGAATTTAAGGTTAAAACTTTTCAAATCACGCTCAAAACGAAATTGGGTCAAGGTAAATCCTTGGTTCTTGAAATCATAACCGGAAGATACACCAACCTTCCAACGTGGGGAAAGTTGAACGTTTCCGGAGAACATCAGGGAATGACTACTGAATTCGTTCTGACGAGCAGGATTGCTGTAGGTTGCGGAATAGGCAAGCCGAAAGTCCCATGGAATTTTAGTAGCATATAATGGATTTTCAATATCGTCCGATTCCCTTTCATCATCTCTTTGGTTATTCTGGTAGTCGTTGTATCCTTCCGACCTGCCAAAGAGATCGTCATCCCGACCACCGCTTGCCGCTCCATAATCGTAGGGATCTCTTTCTTCCTCTTCCTCCCCATCATCTTCCTTTCTACCAAAAGTCTCATTGCTAATGGAGTAGCTAACGTTAACATTGGCCCTGGTCAAACGGAATAGGCTACCCCCATTGTCGATGTTCCATTTGTCAATGGCCCTACCGTTGTTATCAATAGCATAAGGGTTGAGACCGGCACCGAAGTTGATCGACATTTTGTTGTCGAGAATCGTAGTTCCGCCATTTAAGGTCAAGGGTCTTAATTTTAGGGAATCGGCCTCGAAATTATATCCTGTGGAAATATTGAAATTGCTCAGGAGCGGTATTTTTTTCGCCTCCGTTGCTGTAGAATCCTTGTCCCTGACCTTTGCTTCAAGAGTATTGGCCAAGGAAAAACTCAAACTGTTTGATTTTCCCAAGGAAGGGGCACCATTAAGCGTACCCTGAAATCTCGTATACTGCACGACCTCCCCAGAATTTTCATCGAGATATTCGTCAAAAAATTGTTCGAATGAGGGCGTGTAGCCATAGCTTAACGATGGTCGCATCACATGGCGAATCGCTTGCAGCTTTTTGTCCTCCCCGAAATTAAAGGTGCCATAGACAGTGGTACCGATACTGGTGCTTAGATTGTATTTATTGAAGCGATCGAAACCTTGAACGGTATCTATCGCAACGGTACCTTTTTCGTTACCCTCTCCCGGTACGAAATCCCGTCTATAGGTCTCCAAGGTCCAAACGTCTTCATAACTCCCGCCCATCGATACGCTAAAGAACTTGGCGATTTTAAAGTTGGTGCTGATGGGAATACGGTGTCTGGCACCAACTTGTGCATTATCGAACATGGCGGCAGTAAAAAAGTCCTCGTCATTGGTGGTAAGACTGTTCCGTGCGTTAACATCATATTGAAAGTTGATGTTCTGAATAGCGCCTTTTTTTATACCGTCCCGTTTGGCAAATGGGAATATACGTTCTACACTTGCCTGTAAAGTAGGCAATGTCATCTGAATATTGTCTACGGTGGCATTGTTCTCGGCCGCCGTGATCGCTTGTCTCGTATTCGAACTGTGCGTGGCTGTTAAACTCATGTTCACGGCAGGGTAATTCGGAAACGTTTTGGAATATGAAATAGATGATGACTGGTTATTGTTTTGGGTTAACGGCAAATCTCGCTGTAACAAGGAATTTTGAAAATACGTGCTACTTCCTAAGTTTACCGATGCCGAAAAACGGGAATTCGGACTGGTTTTGGGGTCCTGTGAATGCGAAATTTGAATGTTATAGAGGGTGTTTCTGCTATAGTCACTAAACCCCTTCTGACTGGTAACCAAATTTTGGTAATTAAAGTTGACATTGCCGCGATACTTATAGCGTTTGGAATAGACCGACTGTGTTCGGAACCCATAACTACCATTGGTGTAAAAATCTCCAGTAAGCGTAATATCCGCATAATCACTAAACGGGATATAGTATCCCCCGCCTTGCAAAAAATAGCCCCGATTGGGATCGTTTCCGATGGTCGGCATCATGAGACCGGCTGTTCGGCCTACGGTTAATGGAAAATAAGCGAATGGCAGGGCAATAGGGGTTGGTACATCTGCGATATATAAGTTACTGTAGCCCGCGATGACCTTCTTTTTGGGCACGAATTTCGCTTTACGAACACGAATGTAATAATCAGGATTGACGGTATCGGTAGAGGTAGTCAGCTTTCCTTCACTCAAAAAATAGACCGAATCATTTTCCTTTTTTGTGATTTCGGCATATACTTTCATGGCATCGCTCCCCAATTGACCCAGGCCGGCTTGCTGCTCCGTTCTTGAGTTCCATATTAAAGCCTTCTGCGTATCGAAATTAAAACGAATGGAATCGGGACGCACCTCTTGGGTTCCTTGTTTAAAAAATGGTAGTTGCGTGTAATTCCCAAGAGAATCTTTGACTCGGCCCGCGTACACTTCGTTCTTCACATAGTCCATGATAATGATTCCCGCTTTTAACTCCGTATCCTGATAGTATATTTCGGCCTCATTATAGAGGAATATTTTTTGTTGTCTTTGGCTTAATCGGATGGAATCCTTGGCCTTGTACCTAATCTTATCCAAGAGCGTACCCTGTTTTTGATTAAGACTGTCGGTGGCGATAGAGTCGTTGGCGGTCGTATCCCTTAACACGGGCATAGGGGCCTGCGGGGCGGTGGCAGTGTCTCGCACCACAGGAAAGGTAATAGTCTTTACACGGTCTTCTTGAGCGAAAATTGCAGTGCTACCAATGAATAGAATGAATAGGAAAAGTAGAAAATGTTTGTTTGATTGCAAAGCTATAAATCCTATTTTTGTATCCGTTCGGTGAGCCTTTTGTATTGGTATGCGAGGTCAAACTTACATATATTTTTTGTTCCCTTAATGGAGCATTACAATAAATTTAACCTTATTCAACATGCTCAAATCCCCAGTTATAATGATGTGTAGACGATTTTTTGCGATTCTGGTATTTGCTGTTACGTTTATATGTTATTCTTTCGCTCAAACCGCCGTATCCCAGTCGGGCATTGAGCCTTTTGTTATTGTTTTGGATGCCGGCCACGGAGGGCACGACCCGGGAAATCTAGGCAACGGCTATTTTGAGAAAAACATCGCGTTGAACATTGTTTTGAATATCGGTGAAATTCTGGAAAAAGACCCGAACTTCAAGGTCATCTATACCCGAAAAGACGACACTTTTATTGATTTGTATGTTCGCGGTGAAATCGCAAATAAGGCGAATGCCGATTTATTCGTTTCGGTGCACTGCGATTCACATACTTCCAATGCCCATGGGGCCGGCACCTTTGTGCTGGGGCTACATGCCAACAAGCAGAACTTTGAAATTGCCAAGAAAGAAAACTCGGTCATCTATTTAGAGGACAATTACCAGGATCGTTATGCCGGTTACGATATCAATTCTCCGGAATCGGTTATCGGGCTCACCATCATGCAGGAAGAATTCTTGGACCAGAGTATCAATTTGGCGAAGGCGATTCAGGATAATTTCACCCAGAAGCTAAAGCGAAACGATCGCAAGGTAAAGCAAGCGGGATTCATTGTTTTGCATCAAACTTTCATGCCAAGCGTATTGATCGAAACCGGTTTTTTGACCCACGATAAGGAAGGTGCCTATTTGAATTCAAAGAAGGGACAATCAGAGATGGGAACTGCCATCGCCAATGCCATAGTCACTTACAGAGGAAAGATGTTGGCGGGGGTCGCTCCTTCAGGAAATACCAGCAAATCTACCCCTGAGCCAGAGTCCATAGAACCGGAAACGGCGAAAGAAGTTGAGGCAGCTCCTGTTTTAACAGCATCGGAAACCGACAAGGAATCAGCAGATCAGGCAGCGGTACCAAAAGAACAAATGCCTGAAGAGAAAACACCCGAAGTGGTAGTTTCGGCGCAAGAAATCTTAAAAACAGCTGAAAATACCAGCGCTATGGAAAAGGAGGTTGAAACGGAGAAAATACCGTCTAAACCTATGGAACAAACAAGTGTGCCTACTGAAATGTCTGGAGCAGGAAAAGCGGCCATCAGTTTTAAAGTGCAAGTCCTTGCAAGTTCTAAAAACATTCCACTTAAGGCAGCTAATTTTAAAGGTCTTAATACACTTTCGAAGGAGCCGTACAAAACACTGTACCGATATATGTACGGAAATACCAATTCTTTGGAAGAGGCCGAACTGCTTAAATCAAACGCTGCCTTAAAAGGTTATACCTCTGCTTACGTTGTTGCCTACAAAGACGGTGAACGAATTACAATGAAGGAGGCTTTGAAGTACGTTTCGAACCAATAATACCTTACCTACGAATCGCTTACCATTCTTAGGACCGATGTTTCTTGGCCTCTGTTTTTATTATTTGAGCTGAAATCGAGTTTCATATTAAATGCCAACTAATAACTTGGTAGCACTTAACTTAATAACGGTTTTACGGCTTAAGATAATTCCATAGGTCAGATAGACAGACTTGCGCATTTCTTTTCGATTAAAAGTTTAAACGGGAACGATGATCGTCTTTAACTAATTATTTCTAATTTTGTTCAAGAAGTTCTAATCAGAAAATACTGGCATTTGAAACTATCTAGGGAAATTAAAACGGGAATTATTGTTATCGGCGGTATTCTGCTGTTTGTTTTAGGCTTTAGTTATTTAAAATCCACTCCACTTTTCGACAACAGTAAAACTATGTATGCCATTTACCCTGATGTAGGTGGTCTGCAGCCCGGTACTGCCGTATCGGTAAATGGTTTTAATGTGGGTAAGGTAAATGACATTCGGTTTATGGATGGCAAGGGAAACCTTTTCGTCACATTTACGGTGGGTAGTGATTTTGAATTTTCAAAAAATAGTCCTGCCGTTTTATATGATTCCGGGATTCTAGGGGGTAAAGGCCTTCGAATCATACCTCTATTCGACGATGCGCCAATGGCGAAAGATGGCGATACCCTCACAACAAGCACGCAACCGGGCCTCGCGGAACTCGCCGAACAAAAATTTACACCCTTTCTCCAGAAATTCGAATCTGCCGTTTCGGATGCGGATTCGGTTTTGGTAAATGTAAACGAGGTGCTCGATGAAAAGACCAAAAGAGATTTGAGAGGGGCCATATCAGGATTGAGCACCCTTATCAATAGTCTTCAGGGTAGTGCCAATGAACTCAATTCGATTTTAACCAAAAACAGCGGGAAGCTCGATAGCTCGTTGACCAATTTTCAGGCTCTGACTTCAAGTTTCTCTAAACTGGCCGATTCGCTCAACAACGCGGGATTACCCAAAACCCTACGGAGTTTGGAATCGACAGTAGCGAATTTGGATAATGTTATGGCCAAAATAGAAAACGGCGATGGTACATTGGGCAAATTAATGAATGACAAAGAGTTGTACGATAATTTGAACAACGCTTCCAGAGAGTTGGATTTATTGTTGCAGGATTTTAGACTGAACCCAAAACGCTATGTAAACGTCTCCGTTTTCGGAAAAAAGCAGAAAGAATATGAAGTACCGGAAGATGACCCCGCCAATCAAATAAACAATCCGGAACAAGAAAATCCCGAAGAATAAGATACATGGCCTACCTCCCTCAAATTATTTTTGCAGTCCTATTGGTCTTAGGCATTGGTTTTTTTGCTAAAAACGTAAAACGCCTTTCCAGGAATATCAAGCTTGGAAAAGATGTCGATGTTAGCGATAACAAATCACAGCGATGGAAAAATATGGCCAAAATAGCGCTGGGTCAAACTAAAATGGTGGTGCGCCCTATCGCAGGCCTTCTGCATGTAATCGTTTATGTTGGCTTCATCATTATCAATATTGAAGTATTGGAAATCGTGCTTGATGGCCTATTGGGTACTCATCGCCTTTTTGCGCCTTTAGGAACCGTATATGATATTCTCATCGGCTCTTTTGAAATATTGGCTTTACTTGTGGTGGTGGCTGTTGTTGCCTTTTGGATACGACGGAATATCATCCGTTTAAAGCGATTTATGAAACCCGAGATGGAAGGTTGGCCCAAACAGGACGGGAATCTTATTCTTTACATCGAGTTGGTATTAATGTTCCTGTTCTTGACGATGAACGGGGCCGATTACCAATTGCAACAAATGGGCGCTGACCATTATGTTCAAGCAGGTAGTTTTCCGGTAAGTCAGTTTCTTGGCCCTATTTTCGCTGGGATGTCCGAATCGACTCTGATTTTGGTCGAGCGTTCGGCATGGTGGTTGCATATTGTCGGTATCCTCATGTTCCTGAACTATTTGTACTATTCAAAACACCTGCATATTCTTTTGGCTTTTCCGAATACCTATTACGGAAATCTAAAACCTAAAGGCCAATTCAAGAATTTAGAAGCGGTGACCAATGAGGTAAAATTAATGATGGATCCTTCGGCCGATCCGTTTGCCGGCCCGGCGGAGGACGCTCCCGTACCTGAAAAATTCGGTGCATCCGATGTTACGGATTTAAGTTGGGTGCAATTACTGAACGCCTATACCTGTACCGAATGCGGTCGTTGTACCAGCGAATGTCCGGCCAATCAGACAGGGAAAAAACTTTCCCCGCGAAAAATCATGATGGATACGCGTGATAGGTTGCAGGAAGTAGGTAAGAATATCGAAGCGAACAAGGGTGCCTTTGTAGCGGATGGCAAGCAGCTTCTAGGCGACTATATCACTAATGAAGAATTATGGGCCTGCACAAGTTGTAACGCTTGCGTTGAGGCTTGTCCCGTTAGCATCGATCCTTTATCGATTATCATGGATATGCGCCAATACTTGGTAATGGAACAATCGGCAGCGCCCACCGACTTGAATAATATGATGGGCAATATAGAGAACAATGGTGCTCCTTGGCCTTTTAATCAAATGGATCGATTGAATTGGACACAGGAGCAGTAAACAGAGTTGCCCAAACAAAGAAATGGTATTTCAAGTGTACCTTTGGGTAGCTTATACAATCGAATCTTTTTTAGAATAACCTACATCGCGTATAATAGCAGTAAAGTATGAGCAACGAATTGAAAGTCCCGACCATGGCGGAATTGTTCGCGGCAGGTCAACAGCCGGAGGTATTGTTTTGGGTAGGTTGCGCCGGTAGTTTTGATGATAGGGCGAAGAAAATCACGAAAGCCTTTGTGAAGATATTGAACAAGGCGAACGTATCCTTCGCCGTGCTAGGCACCGAGGAGAGTTGTACGGGTGACCCTGCGAAACGGGCCGGAAACGAATTTCTGTTTCAAATGCAGGCTGTGACGAATATCGAAGTCATGAATGCCTATGGTATCAAGAAAGTGGTAACGGCTTGCCCGCATTGTTTTAATACCTTGAAGAACGAGTATCCCGGTCTAGGCGGTGAATACGAAGTCGTTCACCATACCCAATTTTTAAAGCAATTGTTGGCGGAAGGTCGTATTTCTATGGAAGGCGGACAATTTAAAGGAAAGCGAATTACTTTTCATGACCCTTGCTATTTGGGTCGGGCCAATGGGGTGTATGAAGCCCCCAGGGAACTCATCCGAAAGTTGGATGCCGAGTTGGTCGAGATGAAAAATTGCAAGAAGAAGGGATTATGCTGCGGCGCAGGTGGTGCCCAAATGTTCAAAGAACCCGAAAAAGGGGACAAGGACGTCAATATAGAACGTACCGAACAAGCCTTGGAAACCCAACCCGAAATCATAGCAGCGGGCTGTCCTTTTTGCAATACGATGATGACCGATGGCGTTAAAAACAAAGAAAAGGAAAGTGCCATTGCCGTTCTGGATATAGCCGAATTAATCGCAACGGCAGAAGACTTATAACTTCTGAATTTAGAATTGGTCGCTTGAAACCCTATTGTGGCAAGCAAGTTTGAAATGTAATCCTATGCTAGTAGACTTTAAAACACTTCCGGAGACTTCACGCGTGTGGATTTATCAGGCCAACCGTAGTTTTTCCGTGGAAGAATTGGCCGAAAT
Protein-coding regions in this window:
- a CDS encoding N-acetylglucosamine kinase — translated: MILIVDSGATKSDWIALDDKGEQLFLTQTLGLSPEVLTKEVIEDRLANNFELSKNKEKVSRLYFYGAGCGTDRMKKLLKDIFKVFFPNAKAEVKEDTYAAIFSTVKIGHQGIVCILGTGSNCSYYDGHQLFQKVTSLGYIPMDDGSGNFFGRKLIRDYYFHKMPQDLGMKFSKEYDLDADVIKENLYKQPNPNTYLATFARFLVENKNHPYCKGVIDKGFQQFVNNYIMQFELATKVPINFVGSIAHYLKDELIAVLERNDLIVGVIRQRPIEGLMEFHKAHL
- a CDS encoding RidA family protein, encoding MKKIISTPNAPAPIGPYNQAVLSGNTLYISGQIPMNPATGKLVSGDIKAETKQSMENLKAILQAANTDFEAVVKSTIFVKDMHQFAQINEIYGSYFDEATAPARETVEVANLPLFVNVEISMIALIS
- a CDS encoding putative LPS assembly protein LptD → MQSNKHFLLFLFILFIGSTAIFAQEDRVKTITFPVVRDTATAPQAPMPVLRDTTANDSIATDSLNQKQGTLLDKIRYKAKDSIRLSQRQQKIFLYNEAEIYYQDTELKAGIIIMDYVKNEVYAGRVKDSLGNYTQLPFFKQGTQEVRPDSIRFNFDTQKALIWNSRTEQQAGLGQLGSDAMKVYAEITKKENDSVYFLSEGKLTTSTDTVNPDYYIRVRKAKFVPKKKVIAGYSNLYIADVPTPIALPFAYFPLTVGRTAGLMMPTIGNDPNRGYFLQGGGYYIPFSDYADITLTGDFYTNGSYGFRTQSVYSKRYKYRGNVNFNYQNLVTSQKGFSDYSRNTLYNIQISHSQDPKTSPNSRFSASVNLGSSTYFQNSLLQRDLPLTQNNNQSSSISYSKTFPNYPAVNMSLTATHSSNTRQAITAAENNATVDNIQMTLPTLQASVERIFPFAKRDGIKKGAIQNINFQYDVNARNSLTTNDEDFFTAAMFDNAQVGARHRIPISTNFKIAKFFSVSMGGSYEDVWTLETYRRDFVPGEGNEKGTVAIDTVQGFDRFNKYNLSTSIGTTVYGTFNFGEDKKLQAIRHVMRPSLSYGYTPSFEQFFDEYLDENSGEVVQYTRFQGTLNGAPSLGKSNSLSFSLANTLEAKVRDKDSTATEAKKIPLLSNFNISTGYNFEADSLKLRPLTLNGGTTILDNKMSINFGAGLNPYAIDNNGRAIDKWNIDNGGSLFRLTRANVNVSYSISNETFGRKEDDGEEEEERDPYDYGAASGGRDDDLFGRSEGYNDYQNNQRDDERESDDIENPLYATKIPWDFRLAYSATYSNPARQNEFSSHSLMFSGNVQLSPRWKVGVSSGYDFKNQGFTLTQFRFERDLKSFNLKFDWTPFGQFQRWYFFIGIKSSVLKDLKWENRSQPFRQ
- a CDS encoding N-acetylmuramoyl-L-alanine amidase; protein product: MMCRRFFAILVFAVTFICYSFAQTAVSQSGIEPFVIVLDAGHGGHDPGNLGNGYFEKNIALNIVLNIGEILEKDPNFKVIYTRKDDTFIDLYVRGEIANKANADLFVSVHCDSHTSNAHGAGTFVLGLHANKQNFEIAKKENSVIYLEDNYQDRYAGYDINSPESVIGLTIMQEEFLDQSINLAKAIQDNFTQKLKRNDRKVKQAGFIVLHQTFMPSVLIETGFLTHDKEGAYLNSKKGQSEMGTAIANAIVTYRGKMLAGVAPSGNTSKSTPEPESIEPETAKEVEAAPVLTASETDKESADQAAVPKEQMPEEKTPEVVVSAQEILKTAENTSAMEKEVETEKIPSKPMEQTSVPTEMSGAGKAAISFKVQVLASSKNIPLKAANFKGLNTLSKEPYKTLYRYMYGNTNSLEEAELLKSNAALKGYTSAYVVAYKDGERITMKEALKYVSNQ
- a CDS encoding MlaD family protein — translated: MKLSREIKTGIIVIGGILLFVLGFSYLKSTPLFDNSKTMYAIYPDVGGLQPGTAVSVNGFNVGKVNDIRFMDGKGNLFVTFTVGSDFEFSKNSPAVLYDSGILGGKGLRIIPLFDDAPMAKDGDTLTTSTQPGLAELAEQKFTPFLQKFESAVSDADSVLVNVNEVLDEKTKRDLRGAISGLSTLINSLQGSANELNSILTKNSGKLDSSLTNFQALTSSFSKLADSLNNAGLPKTLRSLESTVANLDNVMAKIENGDGTLGKLMNDKELYDNLNNASRELDLLLQDFRLNPKRYVNVSVFGKKQKEYEVPEDDPANQINNPEQENPEE
- a CDS encoding (Fe-S)-binding protein; this translates as MAYLPQIIFAVLLVLGIGFFAKNVKRLSRNIKLGKDVDVSDNKSQRWKNMAKIALGQTKMVVRPIAGLLHVIVYVGFIIINIEVLEIVLDGLLGTHRLFAPLGTVYDILIGSFEILALLVVVAVVAFWIRRNIIRLKRFMKPEMEGWPKQDGNLILYIELVLMFLFLTMNGADYQLQQMGADHYVQAGSFPVSQFLGPIFAGMSESTLILVERSAWWLHIVGILMFLNYLYYSKHLHILLAFPNTYYGNLKPKGQFKNLEAVTNEVKLMMDPSADPFAGPAEDAPVPEKFGASDVTDLSWVQLLNAYTCTECGRCTSECPANQTGKKLSPRKIMMDTRDRLQEVGKNIEANKGAFVADGKQLLGDYITNEELWACTSCNACVEACPVSIDPLSIIMDMRQYLVMEQSAAPTDLNNMMGNIENNGAPWPFNQMDRLNWTQEQ
- a CDS encoding (Fe-S)-binding protein codes for the protein MSNELKVPTMAELFAAGQQPEVLFWVGCAGSFDDRAKKITKAFVKILNKANVSFAVLGTEESCTGDPAKRAGNEFLFQMQAVTNIEVMNAYGIKKVVTACPHCFNTLKNEYPGLGGEYEVVHHTQFLKQLLAEGRISMEGGQFKGKRITFHDPCYLGRANGVYEAPRELIRKLDAELVEMKNCKKKGLCCGAGGAQMFKEPEKGDKDVNIERTEQALETQPEIIAAGCPFCNTMMTDGVKNKEKESAIAVLDIAELIATAEDL